The Paenibacillus macerans genome includes a window with the following:
- a CDS encoding sigma factor G inhibitor Gin has protein sequence MDERTERTCIICGEPKTEGIHIVSEFICDACEAEMVHTDVQEEKYHFFIHQMKQIWVQKNA, from the coding sequence ATGGATGAGCGGACCGAAAGAACTTGCATTATATGCGGGGAGCCAAAAACCGAAGGCATTCATATCGTATCGGAATTTATATGCGATGCGTGCGAGGCCGAAATGGTGCATACCGATGTGCAGGAGGAAAAATACCATTTCTTTATTCATCAAATGAAGCAAATTTGGGTGCAAAAGAATGCATAA